The sequence CTTATGAACGATAAATCTCCTCGGTATTATCATAATAAGCACTATAAGTAGTATTTACTCTCTCCAttcataaaaatgaataaaaagaatATTTCCTTCAAAACGTGATATGTCTGTTTGCCTTTTCACCATTAAAGTGTGAATAATtttttgagaagtgatttaaatttttttcattttgcaatagataaaattattttatttaaataatagaaaattgcacgtgcgagacacgtgtgATTAAATTAGTCATATAAAATATGCCGATCACAATTATACACATCAGGCTCAAATAGAAATTATTTGGGATCTTTCAGCTTACATGGTAGAAAATGTTTCATTTAGATAAACTCACTTAGAGgtgttttcaaaatttaaatcgAAAGTGTTTAATTAAAACGCTTTATTAGGAGTTGACGTGTTTAATTGAAATGAGACTTAATTCAAGTATCTAAAGGAAACACCATGATAAGTTTTAAAGGCTATCTATAtattaaatcttttttaaattattacatCATTGCAATGTGTGCTATAAATCTCGTGAACGACAAATCTTTTAAATCTCgtgaactaatttttttttaggaattATCATAATATGCATTACAAGTAGTATTTACTCCATCCATTcataaaaatgaatgaaaagaGAGTTCGCCTTTTTACTTTTTACACACtcatattttaaatagttaaatcataAAAACTAAATCTTTCCATACTCTAGTTGGACGGTTGTtgcatattatttcataatgtatcgTGATAGCattataacatatatatttttttgttaggTACATTATTTGAATAGATTGCACCATTTTTCATCCTTACATAATGTAACACATCATCACTTTGAAGTATGAACATACAAGAAAAATAGGATACAAGGAAGAACTACTATAAAAGACaagataaattataaaatatgattatCAAACGATAagtaaagacaaaataaaaaataaaaaataagataacttGGCAATCACACCAAAATAATAGTTACACAAAACAATTCTTTTCATTATAACCTACAATAAATTTTACGacacaacataataaaatttaaataacaattaaatattttatttaaactatcAACTCAATACAATAGATAACAACTATCAGGACAAGCTGTAAATCTGTCAATCAATCAATGCAAGTCAATGTTAATTATTTTCTCAATCAATTAGAGAGTTAATTCAATTTGATATTGAAAAAACCTTTAACCTAAACTTGGGCTATAGAAAAAATTTTGGGCTCATCCACAAACAAAATATGGCAAGTACAATCTATTACTACTTTGAGCACAAATGGCAGGACACATTTGAAACCTAACTTCAACATGCAAGACTTCAAACATAAGCGAAAAATTTGAAAATCGAAGCCTTTTGCTAATAGAAACAAAAAAATGTTAATAAGTACTCCCTCGGTTTCATTTATTTGGcctttctattaaaaaaatatatattttaatttacgTATTCGTTTCATACATTAAGTTCCAAACCTCGTTTAGTGAAAATATACTGAATactatgttgttattgttgttttctaAATCAAGAGAGTTTTATTACTTTGTTTTGATTGAAAATAAGTTATTCCTATATTAATTATCTCGAAATTAGTTATTTCAAGATAAATTATCCcaccatatatataaaataatttatcccATTACTATCGTATAAGtgacatgataaataatttcgaGATTAATTAATACCTTCAACCAAACGCAAGACAAAATAATCCTGCattttatttcaagattattatacATTACACTTCACGTCAAATGACCCCATAGCATTCATAAAGTAATAGCCAAATTTAGAATTTCAAACTTTCGTTAATAAGATTAGTTGAATAAAATACACTTTCAATTAAAGTGTTTTTAAGGAGTGTGCTAAGTAAAGAAgagtcaaataaaataaaaaaaatggaatatAACTACATAAAGTGTAATAGCcaaatttagagtttcaaaatCCTGTTAATAAGATTAGTTTAATAAAGTATATTTTCAATTAAAGTATTTTTAAGGAGTGTGCCAAGTAAAAAAGAgtcaaataaaataagataaatggAATATTAATTTATCActttatatgtttgaaaataatttatatttcattttacttGAATCCAAAGATGGACCTAGATTTAAATTTGGGGTGAAGGTACCCGTTAAATTCGACATAAAATATTCATATTGTAtaagaaacatataaaaattgatataagatgaataaaatcacCCTTAAAGATCAAAAAATTAATTAGGTGCTTTGTCTTCAGGTGGAATCCCATATGTTCGAACCTCCCAAATATTCACGAGCCTTAAATTTTGAATTCGTCGATGCCTGACTCCCATAATAAACTAGACtagatattttaattaattaattaatttttctcacaaattaaaagcactttttttatattatataaaatagtaatagtaaaCTTTAAAGATTGATAAAAATTTGTAAGTAAAATACATTTTTGATGAACTTTTTTAAAGATGTGTCAAAttaataaaagtcaaataaaatgaATCGGAGggaaaattataaaaagtaaGGAAACATTACTAGATAATACTCATCCCTGACGTTAAAATACATTTTCACTACCCTCCTCTTTGTTTTTTTTCAAGCTTTTGTATGTGTTGTTCTTCCTCGACGTTAGAGAGAGAAAGTGAAGAAAAGGCGAAAAATATTATAGAGAGAATAACAACTATTTCTTTTTTGATCTAAACCTTTCATCTCCTTTTTCTCTTCAACCACTGCTTAGATCTGCTcaatttttctcacaaaaatctgagCGCAAAAAATTATTCTAAGGTGAGTTTTCTAGATAAATGAGATGagtaaattttttactttttgtcgtttttttttttaaattttaattttgaactgttttggagtttttttttttttttactgttttattttttgtttgcaGAGGCTATGAAGCGATTAAGGGATGATGTATATGCTAGTTCTCAATTTAAGCGGCCATTTGGTTCATCTCGTGGAGAATCGtaagtttttttgttttgtgttgaaTTTATAGGTTTAAATCAGGCTGTtttgatgtaaaaaaaattatttgttatgtAAATTTTTAGGTTCTGAATTTGCTGTTTTTTTGGGGCTAGTTTTGAGTAAATTAGACATTTTTAGTTCTTATGTTGTTTAGAAGAGAGCTAAAGTTTTTGTGATCAGAAGTTGTTAGATGCTGCCTCCACTATAACTAAAGAATTTGTTAGGTTAcatccttgtttttttttttcgaacCATTAGAGAATTTTCGGagatttgaataaagtttagatttttatgcatgctGGTTTTAATTTGGTGGATTCAGTTTGCTATcttttgttaaaattaattaagggGACTCGGGTTGATTCCCAGTAATGGAACTATGGGTTGCTAAGGGAGGGACTGGTTAGTAAAAAGGGGGTCAGGTTCAATATCTAGGGAGCAAAGTGGAATTTTTTTTGGGGGgccagggggggggggggggatttacCATATCACATTTGTTTTCCTGTTTTTCTTTAAAACTGCTTCTTTAGTCAATCGCTTGAGCAAAGGAAACTAGGAATAAAACCAGTAgttatttggttttgttttgttgaGTTGTTACACCATCTTGAGCGAAGAATTTAAAACTCTGACTTGTGGGTGTAAGTTATCCAAGACGTTAAGAGTGGATGAGAACTATACTTGATCCTATTAAAAGTATGGTGGGAGGAAAATCATCAATTATGTGGTTTACAGAAATAAATTTGGCGGCTATTTTTGATTTGATTCTTTTTCTCCTAATGAAGGTGCGGCCAATCACAACTTCCTGGAAGTGGTGCTGGTGGTGGAGGCAGTGGTGGTGGCGGCACTGGTGGAGGGGGTGCTGGTGCTAGTGCCAGTGCTAGTACCCAAAAGTTGACAACTAATGATGCATTGTCTTATTTGAAGGAAGTTAAGGACATGTTTCAAGACCAAAGGGAGAAATATGACATGTTCCTTGATGTTATGAAAGACTTTAAGGCTCAAAGGTTTGCTGTCTTCCCTTCagtgtttcctttttcttttttcctgataaaaaaaaagaagtaatctCCAAATCTGATGATTCATGGGGGGCTTTTGcacaattattttgatttttcctcACAGAATTGACACCGTGGGTGTTATAGCAAGAGTAAAAGACTTGTTTAAAGGGCATCCAAATTTGATCCTTGGCTTCAATACTTTCTTACCAAAGGGCTATGAAATAACCCTCACTGACGAAGAACAGGCTCCTCCAAAGAAAACAGTTGAGTTTGAAGAAGCAATCAGCTTTGTGAACAAAATTAAGGTAATATTGTTGGTGCTTTTAATTGTAGTGATAATAATGTCCGTTCATTCGTTAGGAAATTTGCTAATGATATGTCAGGGTTCTGATTATTGCAGAAACGTTTCCAAAATGATGATCATGTTTACAAGTCTTTCCTAGACATTTTGAATATGTATAGGAAGGAACACAAGGGCATTACTGAGGTGTACCAGGAGGTACAACACTTCATATTTGGTGCATAAATATGTTAGgaaattcttatatttttaacGAATTCAGTACTCTATACATGAGTAGGTTGCATCTCTTTTTGAGGACCACCCAGATTTGCTCGATGAGTTCACAAGATTCTTGCCAGATAATTCAGGTACTGCATCAGCAACACAAACGTCGTTTGGCTGCCCTTCTTTCCATCGTTATgatgagaagggctctgctattCCATTACTTCGGCAATCGCACGTGGACAAGGTATTCTATAATTTATCTTGTTATCTAATGCTAGTTTCTTAGTATGAGGCTGTTCCACTACTATATTGATGAGTCTGAGTCTGCCAATTCTTTGCTCTAGCAACGTTTCCGTCGGGATAGTATTATCAGTCCTCATGCAGAACGTGATCGTAGTGTTGAGCGCCCTGAGATGGACGATGATAAAACAATGATGAAGTTGCATAAAGAGCAAAAGAGGCGTGCTGAAAAAGAGAATAGGGAGCGCAGAAGTCGCGATCAGGATTACAAAGAACCTGATAATGAGAACAATGGAGATTTAAGCATGCACCGCATTACTGATAAAAGGAAATCTGCTCGGAGGGTTGAAGAGTTTGGAGGCACTAACGATGATAAAGATGGAGTGAAAAGTGAGTGCATGGTTAGCATTATGATTGTTAGTATGTAAGGAGGCTAATGGTCTTGTATATGATTTGTTCTGTTAACAGTTTCTCCCTTCCTTTCTTTAGGTTTATGACCCTCAGTACAGTCTCTTCTGCTGTATGATTTTCATTTATCTTAGGTTTCTATTTGAGTTTTGAAGTTCAGATTGATGTTAGTTCATCATTAATCAAAAAAATTCCATCTTATGCTGAAAATTCAGAAGGACGatccttttaaaaaaattccTGTCTTTTGCTATATTTTGGCCTTTGATAGCAGTAATTTATACTGGTGTTCCCGTCATGCGAGTTTCactttgttgtttcatttttgaGTTCTTAATATACGATTTTGTATCCTGCAAAGTCACTAGATTTGATGATTGGTCTTGAATTATGATTTGCTTTCATCGTGCCAGGTATGTATAGCCAAGAGTTCACTTTCTGTGAAAGAGTAAAGGAGAGACTACAAAGTCCAAGTGATTACCAGGCATTCTTAAAGTGTCTCCATATCTTTAGTACAGAAATAATTACAAGAAAGGAGTTACAAAGTTTGGTATGTCTATCTTGTACTTTTTACTCCTTTATTATGGtgatctttctttattttattaacaGATAGAAGACATTCaagattttaatatattattatactaTGGACATTGACTAGGCACTAGCCATGTTAGTAATACAAATTGGTTCAGAGTTATCCAGCCAGGGGTTTGATCACTTTTTCTCTCCTTGAGGTGGAAAACTAGCTTAATCATTGTGTTTCCAGAAGATTGAATGATTCTACAATGTTTGGAATCATTATACTAGATGTTTTGCTTGTTTCTTGTCATTTAAGCATCACAATTTGTAATAAACGGTTATTTCAGGTTGCTGATTTACTCGGAAAATATCCTGATCTTATGGATGGTTTCAATGAATTTTTGCAGCGCTGCGAACGAATCGGTAATTCTGGTATTTTAAGTTTTGTGTAATTGTAATGTTACATCTGGGGGGTTCCTATCTGAATGTACCTACTTTGCAGATGGATATCTCGCAGGTGTTATGAGCAAAAGTAAGTAGCACAGCACCGGACACTTAACCatcgaaaagaaaaagaaaacagaattagaagagagagagagagagagaaaggaaaatCACTTCTTTGTCTTGTTGGGTGTCTGTTGTTTTACCACTATAGTCTGATGAAGTGTTCTGTTAATAACAGAGTCTTTGTGGAATGAAGGGCACACATCAAAGTCGCTGAAGGAGGAGGAGAAAGACAGAGAACAGAAGCGTGAAATCGAGGAAAAGGACCGGtgcaaggagaaatactggggaAAGTCCATTCAAGAGCTTGACCTTTCAAACTGTCAGAGCTGCACTCCCAGTTATCGACTTCTTCCTGAAGATGTAAGAAATCATTCTATCTGTTTTCCTGATAGGATCTTATGTGGAGGATTCTTTATTCATTCTGAACCATatattgatttgaatttgttAAATCTGTTTTTGGCAGTATCCGATACCTACAGCGAGCCAAAGATCAGAGCTCGGTGCTCAAGTGTTGAATGATCACTGGGTATCTGTGACCTCAGGAAGTGAGGACTACTCATTCAAGCACATGCGTAGAAACCAGTATGAAGAAAGCCTATTTCGATGTGAAGATGATAGGTAGGTTTCTTAACAAATGTTCACCGGTTAACCGAACCCATTGCAACccaaagaaaatgagaagaaaaaaataaaaaaacttgggATGATGAGTATTTGAAAACAAAATAGATCCAAAGGCAAGAGTCAGTTAAGGAGAGTGCAGGGAATCTGGCCTCTCAATCACTTCTATGAGCTCATCTCTCCTTTGTGAGCTGCAATTATCATGACTAATACGAATTACCAAATGTATTTGGTTCTTGAAATAGTTTATTGACTCGTAAAACCTTCTGTGTTATATTCTCTTAACGCTTGCTTTAGTGGTTTTCTTCTGTATTTCATAATGATGGTTGGTTGCACTCTGTTAACATCAGGTTTGAGCTAGACATGTTATTGGAGTCTGTGAGTTCAGCCACTAAGCGCGCAGAAGAGTTGTTGAATGCCCTTAATGATAATTCAGTTGGTGTGGATGGCCCAATCCGCATTGAAGACCACTTCACAGGTTTGGCATTTCTGATTACATCAAGATGCTTCTCTTTCTTGTTCAGTTCATCAACATAAAAGATACAAAGATTTGTAGCTTGCTGATGCATGAAGTTCTACTCTATGTAGCATTGAATTTAAGGTGCATTGAACGTATCTATGGTGACCATGGTCTGGATGTGATGGACATTTTACGGAAAAACCCGCCTCTTGCGCTGCCGATTGTATTAACCCGCTTGAAGCAGAAACAGGAGGAGTGGACGAAGTGTCGCTCAGACTTCAACAAAGTTTGGGCTGAAATTTATTCTAAGAACCATTACAAGTCGCTTGACCACCGAAGTTTCTACTTCAAGCAACAAGATTCAAAGAACCTTAGCACAAAATGTGAGTTCCTGTGTTTAGTTTGTATTTGATAGTCATGGTTTTCGTTGTGGATTTTCTCACAGTTATTTTGATTCTTGACCTGCATTTTTCATGGTCGTATGGAGGTAACAAATGATATTTCTGTCAGGCTCATATTAGTGCACCATGATGTTTGTGTGCCTTCCATTATTCATTTGTTCTTCCATTCTTTTCAATTCTTACACCTTCAGGTCAAGCCGTTAATTCCTTCTTTCTTTTAACTGTTAAATTATGgtgtttcttttctatttttgggatagATTCAGCCTGAACATACTACTGTCGTCTATGCAGAGGATCTGCCGCTTTAGTTTTTTATTGTAACTTGTAAAACCTGTTTTATTTGTCAGTTCTTTCTGTTAAATGTCCTCGAACAACGAGTTGGTGACTTACTGAAACTGCAATCATCCTCTTCTTCTAATTTCTGTAACGACTTTACTTGATATCATCATTAGCAGCATTGTTGATTTGATGGAAAGCTGGTACTTTATCAGAAACCAGCATTTAGTTATTAATCTTTTTCGATTACTATCTAGCTTTGTTCACATATTAATTGGATATTCACTCCCTTGATACATGCTAGCCTTTCCAGCTGCAGTTTCGCATATGTTCTTTTCTGCTCTTCTTCTCCATACAGACACTATTAGCATTCTGGTGTACTCGCTACAGGCGACACTGATGTTCTTACCGTTATTTCGGAAATATAGACTGCTTGTTCTAGTGAGCTTGTCACACTTTTCATGTATGTTTTTACTGTTCCCAGGTCCCAGTTATTCTAGTTTgctatatgtttttattttttgctacTGCTACACAGGTCTGAGTATTTGATGGTGAGATAAGTAATGTGAAGCCTTAGTATCACATGACTATTTAGTGTATCAACgttgatattttattttcagttaaattcttCCTGTATTTGTTTCTTATAGTTTTTATGATTCTGATTGACAGCCTTAGTGGCAGAGATCAAAGAAATTAAGGATCAAAAGCAGAAAGAGTATGACATGATTCTTGCTATTGCTGCTGGTAGTAGGCATCCAATAAGTCCTcatcttgattttgaattttctgATCCTGAAGTTCATGAAGACTTGTACAAACTTATCAAGTATTCTTGCCAAGAGGTTTGTTCCACAGAGGAGCAGTTAAATAAAGTACTGAAGTTATGGACCACCTTTTTTGAGCCAATCTTTGGTGTTACTAATCGTCTTCATGGCTCTGAGGCTACTGACGATGATGTCTTGTCGAAGCATCATGGTTTGAAGAGCAATGGAACTA comes from Capsicum annuum cultivar UCD-10X-F1 chromosome 2, UCD10Xv1.1, whole genome shotgun sequence and encodes:
- the LOC107858800 gene encoding paired amphipathic helix protein Sin3-like 2 isoform X3, producing MKRLRDDVYASSQFKRPFGSSRGESCGQSQLPGSGAGGGGSGGGGTGGGGAGASASASTQKLTTNDALSYLKEVKDMFQDQREKYDMFLDVMKDFKAQRIDTVGVIARVKDLFKGHPNLILGFNTFLPKGYEITLTDEEQAPPKKTVEFEEAISFVNKIKKRFQNDDHVYKSFLDILNMYRKEHKGITEVYQEVASLFEDHPDLLDEFTRFLPDNSGTASATQTSFGCPSFHRYDEKGSAIPLLRQSHVDKQRFRRDSIISPHAERDRSVERPEMDDDKTMMKLHKEQKRRAEKENRERRSRDQDYKEPDNENNGDLSMHRITDKRKSARRVEEFGGTNDDKDGVKSMYSQEFTFCERVKERLQSPSDYQAFLKCLHIFSTEIITRKELQSLVADLLGKYPDLMDGFNEFLQRCERIDGYLAGVMSKRHTSKSLKEEEKDREQKREIEEKDRCKEKYWGKSIQELDLSNCQSCTPSYRLLPEDYPIPTASQRSELGAQVLNDHWVSVTSGSEDYSFKHMRRNQYEESLFRCEDDRFELDMLLESVSSATKRAEELLNALNDNSVGVDGPIRIEDHFTALNLRCIERIYGDHGLDVMDILRKNPPLALPIVLTRLKQKQEEWTKCRSDFNKVWAEIYSKNHYKSLDHRSFYFKQQDSKNLSTKSLVAEIKEIKDQKQKEYDMILAIAAGSRHPISPHLDFEFSDPEVHEDLYKLIKYSCQEVCSTEEQLNKVLKLWTTFFEPIFGVTNRLHGSEATDDDVLSKHHGLKSNGTSIGESDGSPSMDANTTKSKQSKVVCNGDVKCSPQRVNSSRASFTNTDAHPKEDGLVADGEHLISSDAAASLGADNVCAKLESTSGRSTRPGNGTTEDDQGVKSNIDKLPISEGDTSRLLPLVNGGFAEGSRINGYNSDSVDPSKNEKEEGELSPNGDFEEDNFVGCQDAAGDNDADADDEDSENVSEAGEDVSGSESAADECSREEHEEEDDGEHDELDGKVESEGEAEGTGEANFVGGDGTAFQTSARFLLTSKPLAKHVASPQCGGVKNDLHVFYGNDDFYVLFRLHQILYERLLSAKLNAASSESKWRTGKDTSCDPYARFMSALYSLLDGSADNAKFEDDCRSIIGNQSYVLFTLDKLIYKLVKQLQTVSIDELDNKLLQLYEYERFRKPEKYVDSVYYENAHVLLHEENIYRFDCTPSPTRLSIQLMDDGSEKSEVVPVHVDPNFAGYLHNDYLSVEHGKKESSAVVLKRSVSRNKRKHSDHDVSSALCMVMENVILVNGLECKMASNSSKISYVLDTEDFFYRLGRKRRNISASRSSCHGQARVERFNRVLTFSL
- the LOC107858800 gene encoding paired amphipathic helix protein Sin3-like 2 isoform X1, whose translation is MKRLRDDVYASSQFKRPFGSSRGESCGQSQLPGSGAGGGGSGGGGTGGGGAGASASASTQKLTTNDALSYLKEVKDMFQDQREKYDMFLDVMKDFKAQRIDTVGVIARVKDLFKGHPNLILGFNTFLPKGYEITLTDEEQAPPKKTVEFEEAISFVNKIKKRFQNDDHVYKSFLDILNMYRKEHKGITEVYQEVASLFEDHPDLLDEFTRFLPDNSGTASATQTSFGCPSFHRYDEKGSAIPLLRQSHVDKQRFRRDSIISPHAERDRSVERPEMDDDKTMMKLHKEQKRRAEKENRERRSRDQDYKEPDNENNGDLSMHRITDKRKSARRVEEFGGTNDDKDGVKSMYSQEFTFCERVKERLQSPSDYQAFLKCLHIFSTEIITRKELQSLVADLLGKYPDLMDGFNEFLQRCERIDGYLAGVMSKKSLWNEGHTSKSLKEEEKDREQKREIEEKDRCKEKYWGKSIQELDLSNCQSCTPSYRLLPEDYPIPTASQRSELGAQVLNDHWVSVTSGSEDYSFKHMRRNQYEESLFRCEDDRFELDMLLESVSSATKRAEELLNALNDNSVGVDGPIRIEDHFTALNLRCIERIYGDHGLDVMDILRKNPPLALPIVLTRLKQKQEEWTKCRSDFNKVWAEIYSKNHYKSLDHRSFYFKQQDSKNLSTKSLVAEIKEIKDQKQKEYDMILAIAAGSRHPISPHLDFEFSDPEVHEDLYKLIKYSCQEVCSTEEQLNKVLKLWTTFFEPIFGVTNRLHGSEATDDDVLSKHHGLKSNGTSIGESDGSPSMDANTTKSKQSKVVCNGDVKCSPQRVNSSRASFTNTDAHPKEDGLVADGEHLISSDAAASLGADNVCAKLESTSGRSTRPGNGTTEDDQGVKSNIDKLPISEGDTSRLLPLVNGGFAEGSRINGYNSDSVDPSKNEKEEGELSPNGDFEEDNFVGCQDAAGDNDADADDEDSENVSEAGEDVSGSESAADECSREEHEEEDDGEHDELDGKVESEGEAEGTGEANFVGGDGTAFQTSARFLLTSKPLAKHVASPQCGGVKNDLHVFYGNDDFYVLFRLHQILYERLLSAKLNAASSESKWRTGKDTSCDPYARFMSALYSLLDGSADNAKFEDDCRSIIGNQSYVLFTLDKLIYKLVKQLQTVSIDELDNKLLQLYEYERFRKPEKYVDSVYYENAHVLLHEENIYRFDCTPSPTRLSIQLMDDGSEKSEVVPVHVDPNFAGYLHNDYLSVEHGKKESSAVVLKRSVSRNKRKHSDHDVSSALCMVMENVILVNGLECKMASNSSKISYVLDTEDFFYRLGRKRRNISASRSSCHGQARVERFNRVLTFSL
- the LOC107858800 gene encoding paired amphipathic helix protein Sin3-like 2 isoform X2, producing MKRLRDDVYASSQFKRPFGSSRGESCGQSQLPGSGAGGGGSGGGGTGGGGAGASASASTQKLTTNDALSYLKEVKDMFQDQREKYDMFLDVMKDFKAQRIDTVGVIARVKDLFKGHPNLILGFNTFLPKGYEITLTDEEQAPPKKTVEFEEAISFVNKIKKRFQNDDHVYKSFLDILNMYRKEHKGITEVYQEVASLFEDHPDLLDEFTRFLPDNSGTASATQTSFGCPSFHRYDEKGSAIPLLRQSHVDKQRFRRDSIISPHAERDRSVERPEMDDDKTMMKLHKEQKRRAEKENRERRSRDQDYKEPDNENNGDLSMHRITDKRKSARRVEEFGGTNDDKDGVKSMYSQEFTFCERVKERLQSPSDYQAFLKCLHIFSTEIITRKELQSLVADLLGKYPDLMDGFNEFLQRCERIDGYLAGVMSKKSLWNEGHTSKSLKEEEKDREQKREIEEKDRCKEKYWGKSIQELDLSNCQSCTPSYRLLPEDYPIPTASQRSELGAQVLNDHWVSVTSGSEDYSFKHMRRNQYEESLFRCEDDRFELDMLLESVSSATKRAEELLNALNDNSVGVDGPIRIEDHFTALNLRCIERIYGDHGLDVMDILRKNPPLALPIVLTRLKQKQEEWTKCRSDFNKVWAEIYSKNHYKSLDHRSFYFKQQDSKNLSTKSLVAEIKEIKDQKQKEYDMILAIAAGSRHPISPHLDFEFSDPEVHEDLYKLIKYSCQEVCSTEEQLNKVLKLWTTFFEPIFGVTNRLHGSEATDDDVLSKHHGLKSNGTSIGESDGSPSMDANTTKSKQSKVVCNGDVKCSPQRVNSSRASFTNTDAHPKEDGLVADGEHLISSDAAASLGADNVCAKLESTSGRSTRPGNGTTEDDQGVKSNIDKLPISEGDTSRLLPLVNGGFAEGSRINGYNSDSVDPSKNEKEEGELSPNGDFEEDNFVGCQDAAGDNDADADDEDSENVSEAGEDVSGSESAADECSREEHEEEDDGEHDELDGKVESEGEAEGTGEANFVGGDGTAFQTSARFLLTSKPLAKHVASPQCGGVKNDLHVFYGNDDFYVLFRLHQILYERLLSAKLNAASSESKWRTGKDTSCDPYARFMSALYSLLDGSADNAKFEDDCRSIIGNQSYVLFTLDKLIYKLVKQLQTVSIDELDNKLLQLYEYERFRKPEKYVDSVYYENAHVLLHEENIYRFDCTPSPTRLSIQLMDDGSEKSEVVPVHVDPNFAGYLHNDYLSVEHGKKESSAVVLKRNKRKHSDHDVSSALCMVMENVILVNGLECKMASNSSKISYVLDTEDFFYRLGRKRRNISASRSSCHGQARVERFNRVLTFSL
- the LOC107858800 gene encoding paired amphipathic helix protein Sin3-like 2 isoform X5, with translation MKRLRDDVYASSQFKRPFGSSRGESCGQSQLPGSGAGGGGSGGGGTGGGGAGASASASTQKLTTNDALSYLKEVKDMFQDQREKYDMFLDVMKDFKAQRIDTVGVIARVKDLFKGHPNLILGFNTFLPKGYEITLTDEEQAPPKKTVEFEEAISFVNKIKKRFQNDDHVYKSFLDILNMYRKEHKGITEVYQEVASLFEDHPDLLDEFTRFLPDNSGTASATQTSFGCPSFHRYDEKGSAIPLLRQSHVDKQRFRRDSIISPHAERDRSVERPEMDDDKTMMKLHKEQKRRAEKENRERRSRDQDYKEPDNENNGDLSMHRITDKRKSARRVEEFGGTNDDKDGVKSMYSQEFTFCERVKERLQSPSDYQAFLKCLHIFSTEIITRKELQSLVADLLGKYPDLMDGFNEFLQRCERIESLWNEGHTSKSLKEEEKDREQKREIEEKDRCKEKYWGKSIQELDLSNCQSCTPSYRLLPEDYPIPTASQRSELGAQVLNDHWVSVTSGSEDYSFKHMRRNQYEESLFRCEDDRFELDMLLESVSSATKRAEELLNALNDNSVGVDGPIRIEDHFTALNLRCIERIYGDHGLDVMDILRKNPPLALPIVLTRLKQKQEEWTKCRSDFNKVWAEIYSKNHYKSLDHRSFYFKQQDSKNLSTKSLVAEIKEIKDQKQKEYDMILAIAAGSRHPISPHLDFEFSDPEVHEDLYKLIKYSCQEVCSTEEQLNKVLKLWTTFFEPIFGVTNRLHGSEATDDDVLSKHHGLKSNGTSIGESDGSPSMDANTTKSKQSKVVCNGDVKCSPQRVNSSRASFTNTDAHPKEDGLVADGEHLISSDAAASLGADNVCAKLESTSGRSTRPGNGTTEDDQGVKSNIDKLPISEGDTSRLLPLVNGGFAEGSRINGYNSDSVDPSKNEKEEGELSPNGDFEEDNFVGCQDAAGDNDADADDEDSENVSEAGEDVSGSESAADECSREEHEEEDDGEHDELDGKVESEGEAEGTGEANFVGGDGTAFQTSARFLLTSKPLAKHVASPQCGGVKNDLHVFYGNDDFYVLFRLHQILYERLLSAKLNAASSESKWRTGKDTSCDPYARFMSALYSLLDGSADNAKFEDDCRSIIGNQSYVLFTLDKLIYKLVKQLQTVSIDELDNKLLQLYEYERFRKPEKYVDSVYYENAHVLLHEENIYRFDCTPSPTRLSIQLMDDGSEKSEVVPVHVDPNFAGYLHNDYLSVEHGKKESSAVVLKRSVSRNKRKHSDHDVSSALCMVMENVILVNGLECKMASNSSKISYVLDTEDFFYRLGRKRRNISASRSSCHGQARVERFNRVLTFSL